CCAGAGCTAAACTCAGTATGATCAACACCATGTCAAAAATTCGAGGCCAGGAAAAGGGACCAGGCTATCCTCAGGCAGAAGCCTTGCTGGCAGATGCGATGCTGAAATTTGGCCGAGAGCTTGGTGAAGAATGCAACTTTGGTAACTTGTTTACTTCCCTTTCCATTATAATGCAATAAAGTGTGTAGGAAAATTTAATGTAGCTTTCATTATTAAAGGGCTGCACTCTTATAGAAGAAAAACATCTGTAAGAAGCATTAAGAGTTCCGCTTCTCTGCAAGAAGCGTTAGAATTCTGCTTCATCCGATTTTCCTTTAAGGTTGGTCTAGGCCTGTTTTGAGTATCTTTTGGAGATTTCTACTAAAGAAACTTTTTCTATAAATGGAAGTCAAATTGTTTCCATTTTGACCCACAGGCTTTAGCTCTCTGTCATAAATTGTGATACTGTGTCCGTGTGGGATTGAAATATGTACATGTATAGAAATTGTATTATTGTCTATGCATAAATAGAACAAAGTGCTTTTGTCAACAGAATCCTTAAACCAACTGTTACTGTCATCATTGTAGGCAAGGAATAAAAATGAATAGATTTTTAATAGgctttggccttttttttttctgaccaaATTCCATATTTAAGGCACTAATGAACACTCCTGTCTTATCTGTTAACTACTCTTCCCTCTAAGCCCAAATGAGTTTATAGCTGCCTGAGTTACAGATGTCAAATTGACTCTTAAAAATGTTCAACAGTAGAGTTCTGATTATAAAAGGATGACATTCACAACATACTTAGTCTTTTTGTCTTGTTTGTGTGGACTTCTGTGTGACCATTTTTTGCATGACAACACACAATGGAAAAACTACTTTCTTACTTGCTTTAGGTAATTCACTATTAAGCTTGACAGATGTAGTTTGATTTGTGCTAAATactactgatttttttaaattggttGCCTCTCATTTATTAAGtttcaaacaaaattttaaaaggaaaatgaagaacTAATGTAATCTAGTTTCTGCAACTTGCTTTATATTCTGTGACAACTGCACTACCATGCAGCAGAATAGAtacaataattattttcacattCTTAACTAATATCAGCTATTACAGCTATTTGTCACTCTGTCCAAATCTGGGAGGCTCTCTCATTTTGCAGTGCATGGCTGGCATCTGCTGCTTGGGAGACAAAGCTTCTgatttttcacatattttggTTTTCAGACACTTCATATTCtttgaaagtgttttttttaTCCCTAACCTATACCTCAAACCAGGAGGTATGTTTGAgcttcttgcttttatttttatggagAAGAAGTAAAACAGAGTGGTAATTTTTGTGGCTTTCAAGTTAATCTTGGAGGAAATTTCAAAATGCTGTTTAGGGTTATTGAAGTTTATGAGCTTCATACACCTACACTTGAGTAGTCTATGTAGTAGACCTCTCAAGTGTAGTAGTACTATGAAGTCTATAGTCTCAtcaaaaaaaccttttattaaaaaaaaaaatctgtgaaattGTTAAGAATTTTTACATTTGGTACTATCACCAGTGTCACTGATAGAAATGGGGAGACCTAGACTCgaattaaactattttttaatgCAGTGTGGTGATGATACCACCCAGTAAATTCTGTTCTAGCATATTTATTTCAACAGAGTGAGGAATGAATGGACAACAAGGGATGTGGAGGAGCCTCTCTTGACACATGATAGAACCATAAATTCAGCTGTATTACATGGCATGAACTCTGGTGGCTGCACTATGTAAAATCTATGTTGCTCTTTCACATAGTGCATCATCCTCTGTTTCCTAAATTTGAGACCTAAAATGAAATACTAACTGTAGTTGCCATGAAGTTTCCATGACTCAGTTTCATTCTGAGTCATTCAAACTTATTTTGACTGCATCTTTTCTTTCAGGACCAGCACTTGTTGATGTGGGAGAAGCTATGAAGGAGCTTTCTGAAGTCAAGGACTCTTTAGACATGGAAGTGAAGCAAAACTTCATTGACCCACTTCAGAATCTCCATGACAAAGATCTGAGAGAAATACAGGTATTCTCCTCAATGTAACATTTTAATAATGCCAAGTGTGTGGACTATCTATATGTTTAGTATTTTTGTTAGTTGTGTAGTTTAAAATGGGTCATTCGGGTTTGAAAATTACCTGACTTTTGTCTCTTTTGGCTTGAATTTTACTTTCAATTCTGTATCTCTTGATGGTGCTTTAGAAAGGGGAAGATAAAAAGTTGAACATTTTTTGATAGCAAAATTTTCAGTCTTATGCAGGCAAGAGCACAGTACTCTAATCTTGCCATTTCACAAAAAAGCTCATTTCACAAAACAAATGTACTGATGTTTACATTCCATTTCCTAGTGCATGGCAAGTGCTTATCTGCATAAGTAGCTGCTCTTCATGGTTCAGTAAGGCTTTCATACTGTTAAATGGATGTGGATGAAAGATATCTTGGGCTGTTTGATATAATTTAGAAAATGGGTAGTTATAAATATTGTAGTGCATGATAAATTTATTCTTCTGAGAGACAGTAAACACCTCAAGTAATCATGGTCATGCTGGTAGCATTAACTTCTGGCCAGTTGAATGTGGCAGCTACTAAACAGATGAACATGAATGTTACCTCAGGTAACAGTCTAGGAAATCTTTAGTATAAGATAGCATTAAGATAATTTAGTGGTATGGtagaaatgataaaaataaatagtttatGAATGCTGTTACACAGAAAAAGTGTAATAAATTGtgcttttaaaagtattttctcctGAACATCTAGGGAAAAAACATAGTGTTCAGGTAATTCTTTATCAGAGTTAAAAAGCAGGAAACCTGCATATCTTTTATAGAGATGGCTATTGAAGTCGTCCATTCTGCATGGCCTGTTAGTAGTCTTGGTCTGTCATTTAGATCATTTGCTTCATGAATGGTATGTAAACCCACGTATTTCTCTCCTTTGGGAAAGGGATAGTGGACAGCAAACAACATACTTTTCCAAGGGTTCATGGACTACCTGCTTACAATGCAATATTAGGAAAGTTGGGGAAGGTCCTTTATTGTCTGCTtgcatttgtgtttttttgttttttagcaTCACCTGAAGAAAATGGAGGGTCGACGCCTGGATTTTgattacaagaaaaaaagacaggGCAAGCTCCCTGATGAAGAACTTCGTCAGGCTCTGGAGAAATTTGATGAATCAAAAGAAATTGCTGAGTCAAGCATGTTTAACCTTCTGGAGATGGATGTGAGATAACCCTTGTTAATCTTTGACCAAAATCTTAGAAAGATAGTGAAGGCACTTTCCTCCTTATTGGACACAGTGGAAGGCTCAGAACCTGTAGTAATGTTCTATAGTACATTCTTGCAGGAACAATTTTTTAGGCATTTTATAAGTAACAGAGCTAGAGAATGTGAGTCCTCTGTAGCATTGTTGTGCTTCCAAAATGCAAACCATTACTTAAAAAACCTAAATATCTTTCTTCTTAGAATTTTGTAAATATAACTACTTATCTTTACTTGTGGTTATAGAGTTTGGGCCAAGGCTTTTGCTCAAGTGTGTGGTCTCTTCAGAGGACTGTAAAGATCAGAAATTATGAACTCATAACCCTATGGTCTCTGCTGTAATCAGATGTAATAGTGAATGGAAAACCCAAAGTTACTGTGACTGCTCATATCTGACTCTGCAGAATATATTTTGCTTATATATTGGTTCAAATTGAGCATTTTCTAGGTTTATCTAATGTTCTATTTATAATTAATGTTGAAATTGTTAAAATTAAGCAAGAAAAAACATCTCTATAACATGTCAGCTGAAGTTGGTCTTATAGAATATGTAgtcaaaggaaattaattttaagtatttctgtTGATGTGAATTATTTAAGTACACACCTATTCTAACTATTCATTTTGTTACCAGATTGTTGTAGAGGAGCcataaaaaacctgaaaatatttacatatagAACTTAGTATTTCCATAGGAATTAAATATAGCTGCACTGAAATGAAGGAAATATAACAGGTTTGTAGTTTTGATCTTTGTAGTAACATCCATACCTACGTATGCAAACAGTGCTTGCAAACATTACACCATTATGGCATTGTGCACTATGAAAACTCTAGCAACTGCATTGCCCACAGAATGGGGATCTAGGtgttttttccttcatgaaGTGGAATGCTCTCTGCCCCTCATCTCAATTATTCTGCATCCCAGAGTCTGTAGTAACTTTCTGTTTCGGTCTGCTTCACAGGTCAGAATACAGTAGAAGCATGACCATATCCCTGTGGTCCTGCACCCTTCAAAGGCAGGGAGAAAGAAGATGTATTATATTCTCATTACAGTCTAGTTTTTACTTTCATAGTGTTTGCTGGATGTGGTAGGTCTGTAGGCAGCTGTTCATGCAAATCAGCCATGGAGAGATGATCAGTGGGTAAGAGTTGCAGTTACCATTCCAGATCAGGTCATAACCAGACATGGTAATGAATAAAGACTAATGTGTAAATATTTACTGCTAACTGTGAAGCTGAATCAAGGTTTTAGAGAGATAAGTTAAGCTGCCTTTGCGGTGGACAGTCTTTATTCTCTGTTGTCTGAGCTTTCAGTATTTACCTAAGATCTGATGTTTGATGTCAATCCTCAGATTGAACAAGTGAGTCAGCTTTCTGCTCTTGTGCAAGCCCAGCTGGAGTACCACAAGCAGGCCACACAGATCCTTCAGCGAGTTACTTCTAAACTGGAAGATAGGTAATGCACTTTTTGTAAGTTTCTTGAATAGTTTGTTAAGTTTTACAGAGGTAGAAAACCTATGAGTAGAATACAATGTTGTTATCTTTCTCAACTTGGTACTTGTACTTTTATGAAATCAAGGACCATTTCATTAGATGATTGCAAGCTGAGATTTAAATGTTGGAGATTTAATGTTGGAGATCTGTTTCTGAGTTCATGAAAGCACTTCATCTCGGTAAAGCTATTAAATGTGAGTCAACTGAAAGTGTTTATATTGAATTCAGTGAGACTCACAACTCTGGATTCCTTACACTGTATGTATTCACAAATGTATTCTTTCATTCTGAAAGATGTAAGAAATGATTTTGCAAAATAGTATCTTGTTGCATTCTTATCTACCTGAAGATCTTCCTGAGCCAGTAGTGAGAACCTCATTATTaaccactttttaaaatattcctcctATTATCAGGTCAAACTTCATACAGAACTTGAGCTGTCTCTTCCATCCTTGTTAGTATAACTACATATGCTATCAGAATtactatattttttaaaaagagtttcataatttttactttagaatttttctttcatcaaaACAAACTGATTAGCTTCTCACACACACATCCTTCAAAGAAATTTAACATTCAGGAAAGGTTTCTCTACTAATAATGTTCTAGCAGACTCTTAGAAAAAGCTGGATATAATTCCCAAGAGGAGATAATGTTCACATACTGTGCAAAGGCAGCTGTTTTCTGATGTCATTAGTACAGATCAAGTTGCTAATACTGCTGGGTCTGTCAGTATTAATTTTCTCAGAGCATGCATCCTGAAAACCTCATTGAGCTCTAAGTCTTAAAGTCTTTGTGACTAGGAGCAGCACTTATTTTGGTAGGCAGGCTGTTGGGCTGACTGTTCCTGAATACAGTTTGCAGAACTGTCTAAACAGCAACAGAACAATTTTTGGCACTTGCAAAAGAGTTCTACAATTCTTCACAGAAGCATTAAAAATTCCTCAGGAACAGGTTTTTTATCTGGTACTCCATAAATTATGCCATTAAGTGAACATACACTACAACAGACTTCTCTTCCCGTATCAATTCAGATGATCCTTTGcccttttttaatttctgctaaCAGATCAGTATTTTTACTTCAAGTTTCAGCCATGAATGATTTTAGCTTTGCAAGGACCTTGTATCAGAATGCTACGGTAATTCAGTTGAAATAAATCTTTTCCATCCCTAATGGTAAAGAGGCTGCTGGCTAAATCATACTTTATCCACACTGCTGGGCACAAATTGAACGCTGTGATGTGTTCACGCCAGAGATGAGTAAGGGATGTAGAGCTGTTACTGTCCAAACTACTAGTCTTTCACTGTTGGTGATAGGCAGGTAGCAAGTAATGCATAACCCCtggggtttggttggttttttgggttttttgggtttttttgttgttttttttttgactatacagatcagaaaataaatctttatttttaagctgTGCAAATTTGTTACTGTTCACTGtcagcagtgtctgcagcagATACTGCCCATTTTCTAGGTACTCTTTAAAAGAGTGAATGAGACTTGTTCATGCCAACTTCTGGTATGGACAATGTCTTTTAACTACCAAGACTCTCCTGTGTAAAATATTCACAAAAGAATGTTTTAAAAGTATGAGATAAACTgcaaaaactagaaaaaaattaaaatgcacttgtcttctcttttttcttggtTGTTTAGATTAGACTTCAAGACTTTCTTCAGAAAGTGaaagaatttaatttgttttctacaCATTAGTGGAAGGCATAAATATCCTTAAAATGCCATGATTCCAGGAACTGGGAAATATTAGGCACTTGGAAAACATTGGgaaattttcagtaaaattaataaaaaactcGAAGATCAGCAAAGACTATTTTAAACTCCCTTTTTCACCAAGTGAAATGAGGATGCACCCAACACAGTATCATGACAGAGCAGCTGGGAAGCAGGAATGGTCTTCTTGgagatgtttcttttcttaagaaaaatgGCTCATGCTGAGCTTTTGGGTAATTATTAGCAAGTCAGTAGAACTGTCACCTTATAGTTCATAATCTGAAAAACATGGTGTTTCATGAAAGCATTAAGTGTAACAGAACTAGTTTAAGtatttcttaaaaatgtttctgtctTGAAATTTGCTAATAAGTGAGACAAAACCACTTCACCACTTGTTTTGACTCCTTCAATTATTtaagggtttttgtttggttggttggcttttgttgttgttgtttttttgtttttttttttgcttataggtttggttttttaatgtgaaagAAAAGCACTCTCTAGGAACTGACTTATATTGGTATTTTGGATGGTGAGGAAAACCTTATTATAAGGATCAAAAGTCACTAAGTTAGATACAGGTTTTTACAATAGATAAATCAAAATGTGCTACTAGCAGCATGTCTAGGGCAGATATAGAAAAGGTTAGAAAAATCAACTTGTCTTGTAAGTACATATGAAATGTTCTTTCATATGTGGAATTAGAAATACATTTGGTAATTGTTCTGCATAAGCTGTTCTGATTCTGTTCATCCCTTCCTTGGATTTTACCCTGGAACCTGTAAATAGACCCTTCCCTGGAAGCTCTACATTTCTCAATTAGCAGCAATAGCTGAAATTAATGATAAATAAATGGTTATTTTGAGAGTCATGAAGACTGGACTTTTGTCCCGTCGTGAAACAAGTATTCCAGATTGCAAATTAACCAAGTCTGCAGTTGAAATCAGTACATTCCCACAGTCTTCTTACAAAACGACAAGAGTTGGCATTAATCAACTGAATTAATAATGCTTGCAAGGATTAGAAGCAAAAAGTCATGCTAAAAATAGGATGTTTGTATAGCCCTTCTCTAAGCATTGATAGTCATgtaacaatttttttcattatgagCTCTTTGTTTTTGTTAGGCGAAGGGAAGATAGACAAATTGTTAGGTTtctaaaaagaatgaagaattaACAACTTCATGGTACAGTCACATCGGCTGACTTTGGTAATTTAAACTACTGTTGTAAACAACAAAAGCTATTCTAAATGATTCAACTTGTTTGCTGTGGATGATTGGTGGATGAGAATTTCAGCCTTGGAAATAAAGGTGTTTGGTGCGTCTCGTCTGCTAACGAGATTTGACATTTAACCTTGATGTTTCGGCAGAATAAAAGAGGCATCATCTCAGCCCAGGCGAGAGTACCAGCCCAAGCCCCGTATGAGCCTGGATTTCTCAACTGGTGACAATACACAGCACAATGGAGGAATATCCCATGCCACCACACCCAAACCATCAGGTAATGGCAGGGTTTTGTGTCCTTGCAGAAGCTGCATGCTTTCTTCTAGAAATGAGTTTTTCCATGAGGGAAAATGAGAATGGGGATAGTACATAGAAGAGAGATGTTTGAACTGTCGTTTCTTTGGAAAGTGTTCATATCCTCAGGCAAGAGAACAGAGATGGATTATCCACTGCTTTAAATGTGTCTTTTGgtcaaaaatttattttgtcctAGAAGATTACCCTGAAATACAGATCTTTACAAAATAGgcatttagaaaaacaaaattacaattGAAAGTTTTGCACAAAAATGCAGAAACCTGAGGCCAGCCAGACCTCCATAACCatattcagctttttaaaatcaagtaTTATAATACAATGAACCTAAAAGTAAAGATGAccgaaaagaaaaattaagatataTGAGCTATTTTCTTTGTCCAAGTAAGAGCAGCACAAGCAAGATTAACCTTTAATTACTATCTTAAAGAATGGTTTATTTAATATCAGCACATACCATGGAAGGCTTATTGTTTGTTCCTTACACAATAATGATCTGTTATCCCATGGTATGGTGAGGGCTGGCCTCTGTCCAGACCCTGATTTTAGTTATTCCAGTTTACCTCAGTGACAATTGCTATCACGTTCCACCTTGCAAGACTAGGTGTTTTTCACTAGATCTTTAGTCaggatttcctttctttccatcACATCCTGATGTTTTGATTTTCTCCCACATATAGACAGGAACAGTATCTCCATTTGGTTCTGACAACTGGAAATTATCTTACATAACCTTGCAAGCTTCTAACAATCTCCTCACTATGCTAACAAGGAGAAGGATGTAATAGAGATTGCTAGTGCATGAGTGTGGCTCGAGTCCTGCATGCTAGAGCTCTCTTCATTCCACCAGTAATTTTATTCTTTACTTCTTTCTTGTAGTGTTATGAACACTTGTCTGTGCTAAGCCAGAGCAGACTGATGCTCATGTATCTCTCCAGCATTTATATTTCCCTCTTCAGAGAGCAGTATTTAACATTTTCTTCAGTTTATTAGTTTCAGAGGTATTTCAGAAGTGTTTATTGGTTTCAGAGAAATGCGTTCTTTGAAAATTCTTGAATATATGTTTGGAGTGATTAATTCAAAGAGTTTATTTGCTAATTCTTCTAAATTTCAGCTGGTAGCAATGACGATACCAAACATGCTGTAAGGCTTGTTGATGTCAGCACAGTAGTCTTCATGACAAAGAAACCAAAATACACTCTGAGCaatatgtaaagaaaatatttcactatAGCATTTAATAAATTAAGTCTCATATTTGAAAAACTTTCTCTATTGAGATCTGTAGAAGTGGAAAATTTTTGTTCTAAAATAACTCAAGCATGGGCCTTCTGGCCAGAGTAAGTGTTATAAACGAATATGCATAATGTTTGAATCTAAAACTTACGCATCTTAAAGCCAGTATTCATGAAAAagtagaatatatatttttagaacTATCAGTATGGTGAAGTGGCATGTATTGGTTCATTCAGATGACTGAAAGTGTATTAACTTTTACTGTGAAAATTCAGGTGTGGATATGATTTCTTACAATTTAGTGCTGATAAATCCTAAATATTTTGACAAGTAACAATTTTGGTTTTGGTAGGCTTGAAGATATAGTGACTtcagagggagggaagagggagtATATTTGTTAATTTCATATAACATATGAAAATTCAATCAAACTAATGACTTATAATAATATCCATTAGCCATCCTAAAGAGTTTATGGTCAGATATTCATGAACTAGCATATTAGAAAGCTCTCAATTTCAAACTTTTTCTGAATCTAACCTGATGGCTCTTCAATAACGTGTTTTGTGGGAATGGGgaataaaagtattttgaagTGTGATACTGAAATTCAAAGTATTAGGATAATATACAGTGTGTATAGCGGGTACCAGCGAAATTTCCAAATAAATGGCAAACACACAGTTAAATTTCCACTGTTGTTTTAAGCTACCACTTACACTGCTTATCTGAGGTAAACAGTCAAAGCATCTCTCTGCCAGTAAAGCTGGAAATATTTTAGGgcttttgcttaattttttgtgttttattaacaaataaaaattaggtTCCAAATTTATCATATTTGTGCTTTCAGGTCTGGGCTTGACTATAGCTTGGATCTTTTGGGATTCTCAGACTTCTACCAGCAGGCACTTAGAGTATCTGAAGATTGTCAGAAGCCAATAGTTGTCTTCTAACAGAGTTTGGCAGTCCAAATATAGGTATTACCAAAGAACTGTCATCAGAATGTTAGTGAGAACAGAAACAGTAAAATCTGTCATAGGTACAGGAGTAAAATGAGTACTCTGAAGTGTTGAGATTTTTAAGCATGTTTCTGTGTTTCCTCTCCTTAGGTGTTCACATGGATCAGCCATGCTGCCGAGCTCTGTATGACTTTGAACCAGAGAATGAAGGGGAGCTGGGATTTAAAGAGGGTGATATTATTACCCTCACAAACCAGATTGATGAAAACTGGTATGAGGGGATGCTTCATGGCCAGTCAGGCTTCTTCCCCATCAATTATGTTGATATTCTAGTTCCATTACCCAATTAGGAATGCTGATCCGCCACCTCTGACGCAGATAGCTGTGTCAGCACCACTGCTTTCAAAATGCTGCTTCTTACACCTTACAAGTGCAAACTGCAGTGGTTAGAGTTACCAATTCCTAATGAGCATCTTTGGTTTACGTGTTGTCATACTATGTGGTGGTGATGCGTTGTATCTTCTGAGCCAGCATAGCGTGGGTTAGTTTATTGACTGTGCTGGCCTGGTAGTAACCAGAGCCATTAGTGAGATGAAATGGGGAAGATGATGGCAAGCAAAGCAGGTAATTAATTCATAGTGAAGTAGCCCGAAGTGAAGGTGGTGTTGGGAAGATAATGCCTATCACCACCGTATTACTTTTTCAGTCTTAGTTCTCaataaaaagagggaaaagttCTTGCCATTCCATCTTTCCCTTCCTAATGATACAGTTCACACAGGTCTAACATTGACTAACCAGAATTGTATCTTGCAATCAAATTGGCTGGCTGTTCTCACAGAGAGAGCATAAGTGTAGATCCTCTGGTTTCTCAGAAAGTGAACCACTGTACTGTgtgtcctgctgctctctgctaaGTTTTATATTCTTAATCATTGTTAAAAGACCTATTTCCCTCCAGAGGTAAACTGTAAGCTATCAAATGGGGATTCCTGTAGTAGAAATGTTGGACCACAAACCA
Above is a window of Lonchura striata isolate bLonStr1 chromosome Z, bLonStr1.mat, whole genome shotgun sequence DNA encoding:
- the SH3GL2 gene encoding endophilin-A1 isoform X2; the protein is MERKVDVTSRAVMEIMAKTIEYLQPNPASRAKLSMINTMSKIRGQEKGPGYPQAEALLADAMLKFGRELGEECNFGPALVDVGEAMKELSEVKDSLDMEVKQNFIDPLQNLHDKDLREIQHHLKKMEGRRLDFDYKKKRQGKLPDEELRQALEKFDESKEIAESSMFNLLEMDIEQVSQLSALVQAQLEYHKQATQILQRVTSKLEDRIKEASSQPRREYQPKPRMSLDFSTGDNTQHNGGISHATTPKPSGVHMDQPCCRALYDFEPENEGELGFKEGDIITLTNQIDENWYEGMLHGQSGFFPINYVDILVPLPN
- the SH3GL2 gene encoding endophilin-A1 isoform X1 codes for the protein MSVAGLKKQFHKATQKVSEKVGGAEGTKLDDDFKEMERKVDVTSRAVMEIMAKTIEYLQPNPASRAKLSMINTMSKIRGQEKGPGYPQAEALLADAMLKFGRELGEECNFGPALVDVGEAMKELSEVKDSLDMEVKQNFIDPLQNLHDKDLREIQHHLKKMEGRRLDFDYKKKRQGKLPDEELRQALEKFDESKEIAESSMFNLLEMDIEQVSQLSALVQAQLEYHKQATQILQRVTSKLEDRIKEASSQPRREYQPKPRMSLDFSTGDNTQHNGGISHATTPKPSGVHMDQPCCRALYDFEPENEGELGFKEGDIITLTNQIDENWYEGMLHGQSGFFPINYVDILVPLPN